A stretch of Aureispira sp. CCB-E DNA encodes these proteins:
- the tilS gene encoding tRNA lysidine(34) synthetase TilS translates to MLSTFITYVQQQELFRLSRDRILIAVSGGIDSIALVQLCKKAGVKFGIAHCNFQLRADESEADALFVEQLAQQLEVSFHSVRFETKKEAAHTKKSIQVTARDLRYKWLENIRVQYDYQYIAVGHHINDSIETLLLNLTMGCGIRGLHGILPKNGYLIRPLLSSTRADIETYVQKNQFQYREDSSNSSTKYTRNALRHLVVPQLQRINPNLEQTFEENFIRFRETEALYDYAIQQLKKEHTTQKGTSLWIDIAGITQAPSPISLLYEILRPYHFKASKIQYIFHRKEEESGALYTSKTHQLLRDRTHWIVSPIAHDKTALHTLAPFDTSQGILNIADISLQWEISNQKINLKTTPQTVYLDMDVLHFPLHLRHWKDGDIFYPLGMRGKKKKLSKFFKDIKMNRFDKDATWLLCDANDTILWVLGQRADERFKVLETTQRVLKLEAKPSNI, encoded by the coding sequence ATGTTGTCCACCTTTATTACTTATGTTCAACAACAAGAATTATTTCGACTGTCTAGAGATCGTATTTTGATTGCAGTTAGTGGTGGCATTGACTCAATTGCTTTGGTCCAACTGTGTAAAAAAGCAGGTGTTAAATTTGGTATAGCCCACTGTAATTTTCAACTAAGAGCTGACGAATCTGAGGCGGATGCACTGTTTGTAGAGCAATTGGCTCAACAGCTTGAAGTGTCATTTCACAGTGTCCGTTTTGAAACTAAAAAAGAGGCTGCACATACCAAAAAAAGTATTCAAGTTACCGCTAGAGATTTGCGTTACAAATGGCTTGAAAATATTCGAGTTCAATACGACTATCAATACATTGCTGTAGGGCATCATATTAATGATTCTATTGAAACTTTACTCCTCAACTTAACTATGGGTTGTGGTATTCGTGGTTTGCATGGTATTTTGCCTAAAAATGGATACCTTATTCGCCCACTACTATCTAGCACTCGTGCAGATATTGAAACGTACGTTCAAAAAAATCAATTTCAATACAGGGAGGACAGTTCTAACAGTAGTACAAAATACACTAGAAATGCTTTGCGACATTTGGTCGTGCCACAGCTTCAGCGAATCAATCCCAATTTAGAACAAACCTTTGAAGAAAATTTCATCCGTTTCAGAGAGACCGAAGCATTGTATGATTATGCCATTCAACAATTAAAAAAAGAACATACAACTCAAAAAGGAACTAGCCTTTGGATTGATATTGCGGGGATTACCCAAGCTCCCTCTCCTATTAGCTTGCTTTATGAGATTTTGCGTCCCTATCATTTCAAAGCCTCCAAAATTCAATACATCTTTCATAGAAAAGAAGAAGAATCTGGTGCTCTATATACTAGCAAAACTCATCAATTATTGAGAGATCGTACCCATTGGATTGTGAGTCCTATTGCTCATGACAAAACAGCATTGCACACCTTAGCCCCTTTTGATACTTCTCAAGGCATCCTAAATATTGCAGATATAAGCTTACAATGGGAAATTTCAAACCAAAAAATTAACTTAAAAACAACTCCACAAACTGTTTATTTGGATATGGATGTCCTACATTTCCCACTGCATTTGAGGCATTGGAAAGATGGAGATATTTTTTATCCATTAGGTATGCGAGGTAAAAAGAAAAAATTGAGCAAATTTTTTAAAGATATTAAAATGAATCGTTTTGATAAAGATGCAACTTGGTTGTTGTGCGATGCGAATGATACTATTCTTTGGGTGCTTGGGCAACGAGCAGACGAACGCTTTAAAGTTTTAGAAACGACTCAAAGAGTTTTAAAATTAGAAGCCAAGCCCTCTAACATCTAA
- a CDS encoding DUF898 family protein, whose amino-acid sequence MILDEPRSISFSFKGNGGKLLGIYIVNMFLIAITIGLYYPWAKAKMTRYIHSETELEGEPFVFHGTGKEMFIGFIKSVGIVLLFGISVQLLTMLFGLYGAIIGGLLSVAFFLCAFPYAIHGSMRYQTSRTSWNGVHWGYRGNLGVFIRKFIIGYFMTVFTLGIYGAWYAQSLRKYIVGNTRFGNIEFEYDGDGLTYFVMHLKGIVLTICTLGIYFFWYNKDIFNYLVNQTSARHEEEEIEFTSELTGGALFGHMFTNALLVVFTLGIGFPWAIVRTLRFVYSNISINGNFNVEKLVDTEPAYNDALGEELGGVIEAALS is encoded by the coding sequence ATGATTTTAGATGAACCAAGATCAATTTCCTTTTCTTTTAAAGGGAATGGCGGAAAATTATTAGGCATTTATATTGTCAATATGTTTCTAATTGCAATTACAATCGGATTGTATTATCCTTGGGCAAAGGCAAAGATGACTCGATATATACATAGCGAAACAGAATTAGAAGGAGAACCTTTTGTCTTTCATGGAACAGGGAAAGAAATGTTTATTGGATTTATCAAGTCAGTAGGGATTGTTCTTTTGTTTGGTATTAGTGTGCAGCTTTTAACAATGTTGTTTGGATTATATGGAGCAATCATAGGGGGGCTTCTTTCAGTAGCCTTTTTTCTGTGCGCCTTTCCGTATGCCATACATGGTTCTATGCGTTATCAAACATCTAGAACTTCATGGAATGGTGTGCATTGGGGATACCGAGGTAATTTGGGGGTATTTATACGCAAATTTATTATAGGATATTTTATGACTGTATTTACCTTAGGAATTTATGGGGCATGGTACGCTCAATCACTCCGAAAGTATATTGTTGGCAATACTCGTTTTGGAAACATTGAATTTGAGTATGATGGAGATGGGTTGACCTATTTTGTCATGCACTTAAAAGGCATTGTTTTGACCATTTGCACCTTAGGGATCTATTTTTTCTGGTACAACAAAGATATTTTTAACTATCTAGTGAACCAGACCTCAGCAAGACACGAGGAAGAAGAGATTGAGTTTACTTCTGAATTAACTGGTGGAGCTTTGTTCGGGCATATGTTCACCAATGCATTGTTAGTGGTATTTACCTTAGGAATTGGTTTTCCTTGGGCGATTGTTCGTACCCTTCGTTTTGTTTATAGTAATATAAGTATCAATGGTAATTTTAATGTCGAAAAACTAGTAGACACAGAACCTGCTTATAACGATGCACTAGGCGAAGAGTTAGGAGGTGTAATAGAAGCAGCTTTGAGTTAA
- the ccoN gene encoding cytochrome-c oxidase, cbb3-type subunit I encodes MNTQNLETFHYDNTTVRNFSIAVIFWGVIGMLVGLIIAFQLVFPSLNLASFLSFGRLRPLHTNAVIFAFVGNGTFAGVYYSLQRLCKTRMYSDLLSKINFWGWQLIIVSAALTLPFGITTGKEYAELEWPIDIAIALVWVSFGLNMMLTILHRRVKHLYVAIWFYIATFVAVTLLHLVNSFELPVSMLKSYSVYAGVQDALVQWWYGHNAVAFFLTTSYLGLMYYFVPKAANRPVYSYRLSIVHFWALIFLYIWAGPHHLLYTALPDWAQSLGVAFSVMLIAPSWGGMLNGLLTLRGAWDKVREEPVLKFMVVALTCYGMATFEGPLLSLKNVNAISHYTDWTIAHVHIGALGWNGFLTFGMLYWLFPVLYKTELFSKKLANYHFWIGTLGIILYAIPLYWAGFTQSLMWKEFDEEGMLVYQNFLDTVTQIIPMYGLRAIGGLLFFIGTLMMVYNLYKTARKGTFAPDTEAKAPALMPSHEDGYWHRAVESRPVQLLFLSTVAIVIGTALELVPTFLIKSNVPTIASVKPLTPLELEGRDLYIKEGCNNCHSQMIRPFRSETERYGEYSKAGEFVYDHPFLWGSKRTGPDLAREGVVSGRNYKSNDWHYKHFRNPQEISPGSIMPKYSWLLENQLDVSQTKAKIKAMRTLGVPYPEGYEKEQAMEDLHQQANEIAATIDGAESDREVIAIIAYLQRLGTDIMQKETVEEE; translated from the coding sequence ATGAATACACAAAATTTAGAAACCTTTCATTATGATAACACCACGGTTAGAAACTTCTCTATTGCCGTCATATTTTGGGGTGTTATAGGGATGTTGGTAGGCTTAATCATAGCCTTTCAACTAGTTTTTCCGAGTTTAAACCTCGCCAGCTTTTTATCCTTTGGGCGCTTGCGTCCTTTGCATACCAATGCTGTTATTTTTGCTTTTGTTGGAAACGGAACTTTTGCAGGAGTCTATTATTCCTTGCAACGGCTTTGTAAAACGAGAATGTACAGTGATTTGCTCAGTAAAATTAACTTTTGGGGTTGGCAATTAATCATTGTTTCGGCTGCCCTAACCTTGCCCTTTGGGATTACCACAGGAAAGGAATATGCCGAATTGGAATGGCCGATAGACATTGCGATTGCCTTAGTTTGGGTTAGTTTTGGATTGAATATGATGTTAACCATCCTACACCGTAGAGTAAAACATCTATACGTAGCTATTTGGTTTTACATTGCTACCTTTGTAGCCGTTACCTTATTGCACCTTGTCAACTCTTTTGAGCTACCAGTAAGTATGTTAAAATCATACTCTGTTTATGCAGGCGTGCAAGATGCATTGGTACAATGGTGGTATGGTCATAATGCCGTAGCATTTTTCTTAACCACCTCTTATTTGGGACTAATGTACTACTTTGTTCCCAAAGCAGCAAACCGCCCTGTTTACTCTTACCGATTGTCTATTGTACATTTTTGGGCGTTGATTTTCCTCTATATCTGGGCAGGACCACATCATTTGTTATATACCGCCTTACCCGACTGGGCTCAATCCTTAGGAGTTGCCTTTTCTGTCATGTTAATTGCTCCTTCTTGGGGAGGTATGTTGAACGGTTTATTGACACTTCGAGGAGCTTGGGATAAAGTACGAGAGGAACCCGTTCTAAAATTCATGGTAGTAGCCTTGACTTGTTATGGAATGGCAACGTTCGAAGGCCCTTTATTATCCTTAAAAAATGTCAATGCCATTAGTCACTATACCGACTGGACAATTGCTCACGTACATATTGGTGCATTGGGATGGAATGGATTTTTAACTTTTGGAATGTTGTACTGGTTGTTCCCTGTTTTATACAAAACAGAGTTGTTCTCTAAAAAATTAGCCAATTATCATTTCTGGATAGGAACGTTAGGGATTATTTTGTATGCGATTCCATTGTACTGGGCTGGATTTACACAGAGTTTGATGTGGAAAGAATTTGACGAAGAAGGTATGTTAGTTTATCAGAACTTTTTGGATACCGTTACTCAAATTATTCCCATGTATGGCTTAAGAGCAATTGGAGGTTTGTTATTCTTTATTGGTACGTTGATGATGGTATACAACCTCTACAAAACAGCCAGAAAAGGAACCTTTGCTCCAGACACAGAAGCCAAAGCACCTGCTTTAATGCCTTCTCATGAAGATGGTTATTGGCATAGAGCCGTTGAAAGTCGCCCTGTGCAACTATTGTTCTTAAGTACAGTTGCCATTGTTATTGGTACTGCCTTAGAATTAGTACCCACCTTTTTGATCAAAAGCAACGTCCCTACAATTGCTAGTGTAAAACCACTTACACCACTAGAACTAGAAGGAAGGGATTTATATATCAAGGAAGGTTGTAACAACTGTCATAGTCAGATGATTCGTCCTTTCCGTTCAGAGACGGAACGTTATGGCGAATACTCTAAAGCTGGAGAATTTGTCTACGATCACCCATTTTTGTGGGGATCAAAACGTACAGGACCTGATTTGGCTAGAGAAGGTGTTGTTAGCGGTCGAAATTATAAAAGTAATGATTGGCATTATAAACACTTTAGAAATCCACAAGAAATTTCTCCAGGAAGTATCATGCCTAAATATAGTTGGCTGCTAGAAAATCAATTAGATGTAAGTCAAACCAAAGCAAAAATTAAAGCGATGCGTACCCTTGGAGTGCCTTATCCTGAAGGATATGAAAAAGAACAAGCCATGGAAGATTTACACCAACAAGCCAATGAAATAGCTGCGACCATTGATGGTGCAGAAAGTGACCGAGAAGTAATTGCAATTATTGCTTACTTACAACGTCTCGGAACGGATATTATGCAAAAAGAAACTGTTGAGGAGGAATAG
- a CDS encoding sulfite exporter TauE/SafE family protein, translating into MIALLTAFSVGLLGSFHCIGMCGAIAFSLPLQEQNWYSKLWGGFIYNLGRISTYGLLGFVLGLLGKGFSFAGFQQGLSIFLGVFILLVLLFPKYVQLQKNKSSLLAELQLWVRQKMGLLFQNNSTKALYGIGLLNGLLPCGLVYAGLAGAIATGQGWLGALYMICFGLGTLPIMILASQFRGFISISVRNRMRQIVPFFVGFMAVLFIIRGLNLGIPYLSPVLQSKVTSWIMPANCH; encoded by the coding sequence ATGATAGCGTTATTAACAGCATTTTCAGTCGGGTTGCTAGGTAGCTTTCATTGTATTGGTATGTGTGGTGCCATAGCCTTTTCTTTACCGTTGCAAGAGCAAAACTGGTATAGCAAACTTTGGGGTGGTTTCATCTATAATTTGGGTAGAATCAGCACTTATGGCCTACTAGGATTTGTACTAGGGCTTTTAGGAAAAGGATTTTCTTTTGCAGGATTTCAACAAGGATTGTCGATTTTTTTAGGTGTTTTTATCTTGCTGGTGCTCCTATTCCCCAAATATGTTCAATTACAAAAAAACAAGAGCAGCCTACTAGCAGAACTTCAGTTGTGGGTGCGTCAAAAAATGGGCTTGTTGTTTCAAAATAATTCGACCAAAGCTTTGTATGGTATTGGCTTGCTGAATGGCTTGCTTCCTTGTGGTTTGGTTTATGCAGGTTTGGCGGGTGCTATTGCTACAGGACAAGGTTGGTTGGGCGCACTTTATATGATTTGTTTTGGTTTAGGCACCTTACCTATCATGATCTTAGCCAGTCAATTTCGAGGGTTTATTTCTATTTCGGTACGGAACAGAATGCGCCAAATAGTTCCTTTTTTTGTAGGGTTTATGGCGGTCTTATTTATCATTCGGGGGCTCAACTTGGGCATTCCTTATCTTAGTCCAGTATTGCAAAGTAAGGTGACCTCTTGGATTATGCCTGCCAATTGTCATTAA
- the ccoG gene encoding cytochrome c oxidase accessory protein CcoG: MEESFRDSLATVDDAGNRKWVYPKKPSGKFHNYRVLVSIILLTLLFSGPFIKINGNPILMLNVIERKFVIFGSIFYPQDFYIFMFVMAVGVIAIGIFTLVFGRLFCGWVCPQTIFMEMVFRKIEYWIEGDWNKQKALNKATWTPSKVFKKVLKHILFFAVSFLISNTFLAYIIGIEELTSIVTAPPSEHIVGFLSILLFAFTFYIVFSRLREQICTSVCPYGRLQGVLLDEHSIVVAYDYKRGENRAKFRKNEDRAAQAKGDCVDCHQCVNVCPTGIDIRNGTQLECVHCTACMDACDSIMDKLSMPGGLIRYTSEYHIKNESKLKLNKRTIGFSLLLIALTSVIFGLLLFRNKIEATILRTPGTLLQKQADGRWSNLYNYNIVNKSNEDFVLEFKLETPQGDVQIIGDSTVSLAKGSKTSGSLFVIIPEQKNATRQIPVVIGIYNNGKQVDKVETNFLGE, from the coding sequence ATGGAAGAATCATTTAGAGATTCCTTAGCTACAGTAGATGATGCGGGAAATCGAAAATGGGTATACCCCAAAAAACCTTCTGGAAAATTCCACAACTATAGAGTACTGGTCAGTATTATTTTACTTACTTTATTGTTCTCGGGACCTTTTATCAAAATAAACGGCAATCCCATTTTGATGCTGAATGTCATTGAACGAAAGTTTGTCATTTTTGGCAGCATATTTTATCCTCAAGATTTTTATATCTTCATGTTTGTCATGGCTGTTGGGGTCATTGCCATTGGAATTTTCACCTTAGTTTTTGGGCGCTTATTTTGCGGTTGGGTTTGTCCTCAAACGATATTTATGGAGATGGTTTTTCGCAAAATCGAATATTGGATTGAAGGAGATTGGAACAAACAAAAAGCTTTAAACAAAGCCACATGGACTCCTTCTAAGGTATTCAAAAAAGTGCTTAAACATATCCTATTTTTTGCAGTTTCGTTTCTTATTTCTAATACATTTTTAGCGTACATTATTGGTATTGAAGAATTGACCTCAATTGTCACCGCTCCACCTAGCGAGCATATTGTAGGATTCTTGAGTATTCTTCTATTTGCCTTTACCTTTTACATTGTTTTCTCTAGGCTACGAGAGCAAATCTGTACTTCTGTTTGCCCATATGGTCGTTTGCAAGGGGTTTTGCTAGACGAACACTCTATTGTGGTCGCTTATGACTACAAACGTGGAGAAAATAGGGCAAAATTTAGAAAGAACGAAGATCGAGCAGCACAAGCAAAAGGCGACTGTGTCGATTGCCATCAGTGTGTCAATGTTTGCCCCACAGGAATTGACATTCGTAATGGGACACAGTTGGAATGTGTGCATTGTACTGCTTGTATGGATGCTTGTGACAGTATCATGGATAAACTGTCTATGCCAGGCGGATTGATTCGTTATACTTCTGAGTATCATATCAAAAATGAATCAAAACTAAAGTTGAACAAACGAACCATTGGTTTTAGTTTGCTCTTGATCGCTTTAACATCTGTTATTTTCGGTTTGCTTCTATTTAGAAATAAAATTGAGGCAACGATTCTGAGAACTCCAGGAACGCTTTTACAAAAACAAGCCGATGGTCGATGGAGTAATTTATACAATTATAATATTGTCAATAAATCGAACGAAGATTTTGTCTTAGAATTTAAACTGGAAACACCACAAGGAGATGTCCAAATTATTGGCGACAGCACTGTATCATTAGCCAAAGGAAGCAAAACATCTGGATCTCTTTTTGTCATTATACCTGAACAAAAAAATGCTACCCGTCAAATACCTGTTGTCATTGGTATCTATAATAATGGCAAACAAGTTGATAAAGTAGAAACCAACTTTTTAGGAGAATAA
- a CDS encoding cbb3-type cytochrome c oxidase N-terminal domain-containing protein produces the protein MAKDFISNINNAVPVEEEEKILLEGEHDGIQELDNALPPWWTYFFAGCVLFGVGYILYYHAFGMGGLQTLEYQKEVAIAQAKKEALLATKYAKINENTVEALTDATALATGKELYVKKCASCHVEDGGGNVGPNLTDENWLHGCDIKSVFKTITYGVPAKGMISWQTQLNPLQIQQIASYILTLKGTTPAKAKEPQGEICVH, from the coding sequence ATGGCAAAGGACTTTATTTCAAATATAAACAATGCAGTTCCCGTTGAGGAAGAAGAAAAAATTTTATTAGAAGGAGAACACGATGGCATCCAAGAACTGGACAATGCCTTGCCTCCTTGGTGGACGTATTTTTTTGCAGGTTGTGTGCTCTTTGGTGTTGGATACATCTTGTATTATCATGCTTTTGGTATGGGAGGCTTACAAACACTAGAATACCAAAAAGAAGTAGCTATTGCTCAAGCTAAAAAAGAAGCCTTGCTGGCGACTAAATACGCCAAAATCAATGAAAATACAGTAGAAGCCTTGACCGATGCAACTGCCTTAGCTACTGGAAAAGAATTGTACGTCAAAAAATGTGCGTCCTGCCACGTAGAAGATGGAGGCGGAAATGTTGGACCTAACTTAACTGACGAGAACTGGCTACATGGATGTGACATAAAATCTGTCTTTAAAACCATTACATATGGTGTTCCTGCCAAAGGAATGATTAGTTGGCAAACACAACTTAACCCTTTACAAATTCAGCAAATTGCCAGTTATATCCTGACGTTAAAAGGCACAACGCCTGCCAAAGCTAAAGAGCCACAAGGAGAAATTTGCGTTCACTAA
- the egtD gene encoding L-histidine N(alpha)-methyltransferase, with protein sequence MNQKFANDIQSGLSATQKSIPYIYFYNERGSWLFQQIMQLPEYYLTACEICILDTYKGKLLEYFQAKKKGFNLVDLGAGDASKTKILLQDYVEKGVPFTYTPVDLSTSILSALSESLDAAYPDLKHQAMNKEYWDAMEILKDNTPKSERKVVLFLGANIGNFTYEESVDFLTTLKSYLNPGDQVLIGFDLKKRPEIIYKAYLDSKGITAAFNLNLLHRINQELGGNFKPNYFRFYPYYNPQTGELRSHLVSQKDQTVTIDALNMEVKFEQWESIHTEISKKHTIKEIESLAAAAGFTIKEHFLDNKAYFVDTLLEI encoded by the coding sequence ATGAATCAAAAATTTGCTAATGACATTCAGTCAGGTTTAAGTGCTACTCAAAAGTCCATTCCTTATATTTATTTTTACAATGAACGAGGTTCATGGCTATTTCAACAAATCATGCAATTGCCTGAATATTACTTGACAGCTTGCGAAATTTGTATTTTAGATACTTATAAAGGCAAACTGTTAGAGTATTTTCAAGCCAAAAAGAAAGGGTTTAATTTAGTTGATCTTGGAGCAGGAGATGCTTCCAAAACAAAAATTCTTTTGCAAGATTATGTAGAAAAAGGCGTTCCGTTTACCTACACACCAGTTGATTTGTCGACCTCTATCTTATCGGCTTTGTCCGAAAGCTTGGATGCTGCTTATCCTGATTTGAAACATCAGGCAATGAATAAAGAATACTGGGATGCCATGGAAATCCTAAAAGATAATACGCCCAAATCAGAACGAAAGGTGGTTTTATTTTTAGGGGCAAATATTGGGAATTTCACCTACGAAGAAAGTGTTGATTTTTTGACGACACTCAAAAGCTACTTAAATCCAGGTGATCAAGTACTAATTGGTTTTGATTTGAAAAAACGTCCAGAGATTATTTACAAAGCATATCTAGATTCGAAGGGCATTACAGCAGCATTTAACCTCAATTTGTTGCATCGAATCAACCAAGAACTGGGTGGAAATTTTAAACCCAACTACTTTAGGTTTTATCCTTATTATAATCCTCAAACAGGGGAGTTGAGAAGCCACTTGGTAAGTCAAAAAGACCAAACGGTGACGATTGATGCATTAAATATGGAAGTGAAATTTGAACAATGGGAGTCTATCCATACCGAAATTTCTAAAAAACATACCATCAAAGAAATAGAAAGCCTAGCAGCAGCAGCAGGATTTACAATAAAGGAACACTTTTTGGATAATAAAGCTTATTTTGTAGATACATTGTTAGAAATTTAG
- a CDS encoding FixH family protein yields the protein MNWGYRIAVFFVAFITFMLFMLYKCVQQNFDLVAEDYYAQEVTFQNRIDQQNNVLTLDTKPSWQIEEDYFKLSFPNSFSKGEIHFFRPSDKNLDFGETLQIDANQQQQIALNKFKKGIYKVQLSWSDQEKDYYIEQQIFIP from the coding sequence ATGAATTGGGGATATAGAATTGCTGTTTTTTTTGTTGCTTTTATAACGTTCATGTTATTCATGCTTTACAAATGCGTGCAACAAAATTTTGATTTGGTAGCTGAAGATTATTATGCACAAGAAGTGACATTCCAAAATCGAATTGATCAACAAAATAATGTGTTGACACTAGACACAAAGCCTAGTTGGCAGATTGAAGAGGATTATTTTAAGCTCTCTTTTCCGAATTCATTTAGCAAAGGAGAAATTCATTTTTTTCGACCTTCTGACAAGAATCTAGACTTTGGCGAAACCTTGCAAATCGATGCCAACCAACAACAACAAATAGCACTCAACAAATTCAAAAAGGGTATTTATAAAGTGCAATTAAGTTGGTCAGATCAAGAGAAGGATTACTACATTGAACAACAGATTTTCATTCCTTAA
- a CDS encoding sterol desaturase family protein, with product MIRTSHILWTIFLSILMTVYCLTDFGQTANLSKTAKNIYSLLTPLAVGLVILELIYCWLARKSYFTFQESIANFCTAMGNQSTNVLVAVAVYFSYGYLWEQFHWFDISMDAAHWYNWLLLLLGIDFIFYWVHRWGHEINIMWAAHSPHHSAEEMNLMVGLRASITQRLMSFFFFWPLTIIGFEPFDIYMMTGIHLFIGYWHHTEVLPKFWRWVEFIFNTPSHHRVHHGVNFKYLDKNYAEFLIIWDRLFGTFEEETDKVVYGMYNGPKSWNPIKINFHYYIILWNKALAAPYWWDKIRLWFMPLTWQPRGLPPYVPNQEITLKNQVRYQSVMFSHSKIYLILHTLIGLIIMLFIINSHSPWTTFERWIGAAFLWHTIVNLSGILESKSWLFTSELIRLIFVPIGIILFNDWYREPFYLILTFGIATLSAFWTTTYFKPIQMTQINPILTEPHSTIH from the coding sequence ATGATAAGAACTTCACATATCTTATGGACTATTTTCTTATCCATACTCATGACCGTCTACTGTCTTACAGACTTTGGTCAAACTGCAAACCTTTCCAAAACAGCTAAAAACATCTACAGTCTATTAACCCCCTTGGCTGTTGGACTGGTCATTCTAGAGTTAATCTATTGCTGGTTGGCTCGCAAATCATATTTTACATTTCAAGAGTCTATTGCTAATTTTTGTACGGCAATGGGCAATCAAAGTACCAACGTACTTGTTGCCGTAGCCGTTTATTTTTCTTATGGTTATCTTTGGGAACAGTTTCATTGGTTCGACATCTCAATGGATGCAGCACACTGGTACAACTGGCTATTGTTACTACTAGGCATTGATTTTATTTTTTATTGGGTACATCGCTGGGGGCATGAAATCAATATCATGTGGGCAGCTCATTCTCCCCATCATTCTGCCGAAGAAATGAACTTGATGGTTGGTCTACGTGCTAGCATTACTCAACGTCTTATGTCCTTCTTCTTTTTTTGGCCCTTAACGATCATTGGTTTTGAGCCTTTTGATATTTATATGATGACAGGCATTCATTTATTCATAGGTTATTGGCATCATACAGAAGTGCTACCAAAGTTTTGGCGGTGGGTTGAATTTATTTTTAATACCCCTTCTCATCACAGAGTCCATCATGGAGTCAATTTTAAATATCTAGATAAGAACTATGCAGAGTTCCTAATTATTTGGGATCGGCTTTTTGGCACTTTTGAAGAGGAAACAGACAAGGTTGTCTATGGGATGTATAATGGCCCAAAATCGTGGAACCCAATCAAGATTAATTTTCATTACTATATAATCCTTTGGAACAAAGCTTTGGCGGCTCCTTATTGGTGGGACAAAATACGTCTTTGGTTCATGCCTTTGACTTGGCAGCCTAGAGGCTTGCCTCCCTATGTTCCCAATCAAGAAATCACTTTAAAAAATCAAGTTCGTTACCAATCAGTAATGTTTAGCCATTCAAAAATATATCTTATTCTGCATACTCTAATTGGGCTCATCATCATGCTATTCATCATCAACAGTCATTCACCTTGGACTACTTTTGAGCGCTGGATAGGCGCTGCCTTTTTATGGCATACCATTGTTAATCTAAGTGGTATTTTAGAATCTAAATCATGGTTGTTTACCTCTGAGCTTATTCGACTCATCTTCGTCCCTATTGGCATCATTTTATTTAATGATTGGTATAGGGAACCTTTCTATTTAATCCTTACCTTTGGTATAGCCACGCTATCTGCTTTCTGGACTACAACCTATTTTAAACCTATTCAAATGACACAAATTAACCCAATACTAACGGAACCGCACTCAACAATTCATTGA